The Polynucleobacter sp. MWH-UH2A DNA segment CGTGTCTTGCCAGCGTCAGCGCTACTGCTGTCGATTTCTGCTGGTTCTAAAGATTCACGCATCGTCATCTACTTATCTGGAACGAATCATCGTACCGAAAGCCTGCTCAGTCAAAATTTCTAACAACAAAGAATGCTCAATACGACCATCAATAATGTGTACTGAATTTACGCCACTCTTAGCCGCATCCAATGCAGAAGAAATCTTTGGCAACATCCCACCGGAAATAGTGCCGTCTGCAAACAAGCCATCAATTTCTCTCGCTGTTAAATCGGTCAGCAACTTGCCATCTTTATCCATTACACCCGGAATATTCGTCATCATGACTAATTTCTCCGCATGCAGGATCTCTGCCATCTTGCCCGCTACCAAATCAGCATTGATGTTGTATGCCTGACCTTCAGCACTAAAACCGATCGGTGAAATTACTGGAATAAATGCGTCGTCCTGCAAGGCTTTCACAACCGCTGGATTGATTGCTTCAATCTCGCCCACAAATCCAATGTCTAACTTCTTACCAGGCTCAGTGTCACTAGGAATCATCATTTTCTTCGCGTGAATTAAGCCACCATCCTTGCCGGTTAAGCCAACTGC contains these protein-coding regions:
- the argB gene encoding acetylglutamate kinase — translated: MTKHLTSISDISPLLKAEILAEALPYIRAYHGKTIVIKYGGNAMVEERLKESFARDVILLKLVGMNPVVVHGGGPQIDEALKKIGKTGTFIQGMRVTDEETMEVVEWVLGGEVQQDIVMLINHFGGQAVGLTGKDGGLIHAKKMMIPSDTEPGKKLDIGFVGEIEAINPAVVKALQDDAFIPVISPIGFSAEGQAYNINADLVAGKMAEILHAEKLVMMTNIPGVMDKDGKLLTDLTAREIDGLFADGTISGGMLPKISSALDAAKSGVNSVHIIDGRIEHSLLLEILTEQAFGTMIRSR